Proteins from a single region of Vicia villosa cultivar HV-30 ecotype Madison, WI unplaced genomic scaffold, Vvil1.0 ctg.003894F_1_1, whole genome shotgun sequence:
- the LOC131641641 gene encoding FHA domain-containing protein DDL-like, whose product MGRHSPSSRRHSPSSRRHRSNRTISPPPREKQQQHSIRAHRPASRSPDPPPSYHSRSPSPRTKRLKKNQSEREREPKLEHDRSHGSSRGRDSEREIVERKERRRAENEDDGGRNGRSSRSKHERSPENHRNGRSRHKSQSPPQYHSAQTQPRDEVMSSRGAEMMNEEDDSIMKMKAAEEALEEKQKVKPSFELSGKLAAETNRVRGITLLFNEPPEARKPDIKWRLYIFKTGEMLNEPLYIHRQSCYLFGRERRVADVPTDHPSCSKQHAVIQFRQIEKEQPDGTSVKQTRPYIMDLGSTNKTFVNDNPIEPQRYYELREQDTIKFGNSSREYVLLHENSAS is encoded by the exons ATGGGCCGTCATTCTCCGTCATCTCGCCGTCATTCTCCGTCATCTCGCCGTCACCGGAGCAACCGCACCATCTCTCCGCCGCCACGAGAGAAGCAACAACAACATTCGATTCGTGCACATCGGCCAGCTTCCCGTTCACCGGATCCTCCACCTTCTTATCACTCTCGTTCTCCTTCTCCGCGAACTAAACGATTGAAGAAAAATCAGTCCGAACGCGAACGCGAACCTAAACTAGAGCACGATAGGAGCCATGGCAGTAGCAGAGGGAGGGATTCAGAGAGGGAAATAGTTGAGCGTAAGGAGAGGAGGAGAGCTGAGAACGAGGATGATGGCGGAAGGAACGGCAGGTCGTCTAGGTCAAAGCATGAGAGGTCGCCGGAGAACCACCGCAACGGAAGGAGCAGGCACAAGTCTCAGTCGCCGCCCCAGTATCACTCGGCCCAAACTCAGCCTCGTGATGAG gtaatgAGTTCAAGAGGAGCTGAAATGAT GAATGAAGAGGATGATTCCATTATGAAGATGAAGGCTGCTGAAGAGGCTCTGGAAGAAAAACAGAAG GTAAAACCTTCGTTCGAGCTATCAGGAAAACTTGCAGCTGAAACCAATCGAGTCAGAG GTATTACTTTATTGTTCAATGAACCACCAGAGGCTCGAAAACCTGATATTAAATGGAGGCTCTATATTTTCAAGACTGGTGAAATGTTGAATG AGCCCCTTTATATTCATCGGCAAAGTTGTTACCTATTTGGAAGGGAAAGAAGGGTTGCTGATGTCCCAACAGATCATCCGTCTTGCAGCAAGCAACATGCTGTTATTCAATTTCG gCAAATTGAAAAGGAGCAACCTGACGGTACATCAGTAAAGCAAACAAG GCCTTACATAATGGATCTTGGAAGCACAAACAAAACTTTCGTTAAT GATAATCCCATTGAACCTCAACGATATTATGAACTTAGGGAGCAAGACACCATTAAATTTGGTAATAGCAG